Proteins encoded together in one Carya illinoinensis cultivar Pawnee chromosome 3, C.illinoinensisPawnee_v1, whole genome shotgun sequence window:
- the LOC122303893 gene encoding coumaroyl-CoA:anthocyanidin 3-O-glucoside-6''-O-coumaroyltransferase 1-like: MITTLFACSQLPIIIIWLQCSVIVFVSHSLSRSFSLSFSLPMSQTYRVMVLEQNQVAPPPNSVPTTSLPLTFFDIPWLLCRPMQRVFFYDLPQPTNHFLQAILPSLKHSLSFTLQHFFPFAADLICPPQPLKPHLLYAEGNSVPLTIAECAGDFHQLITNGPRDVRELHPFVAQLPPARVSSENTRVIPLMSMQVTLFPNKGICIGITFCHVAADGRAFHHFIKSWASIFRSRGDLTFLATSPPLHDKAVIKDLNGLEPIFLEEWWKWASTWKEEDSALIHDILANKVRATFVLGRAHIENLKRRVTSECTTDLEPLHTSTFVVTCALIWVCLIKSQNGGVSNFANNDKLYYFNFVADCRNRVEFPIPSTYFGNCLAICFVSLAGSELVGETGFFKAVKVIGDRVSELESGALRGAERWLLDWKEISELGGLVTVAGSPRLGIYDTDFGWGRPKKSEVVQIDVSGAISLAECRDEDGAIEVGLSLSRTDMISFNAIFEKSLKLL; the protein is encoded by the coding sequence atGATTACTACTCTCTTTGCCTGTTCCCAACTTCCCATTATTATAATATGGCTGCAATGCTCTGTTATCGTTTTCgtttctcactctctctctagatctttctctctctctttctctttgccAATGTCTCAAACCTATAGAGTCATGGTCCTAGAGCAAAACCAGGTTGCTCCACCGCCCAACTCAGTTCCAACCACATCTCTTCCTCTCACCTTCTTTGACATACCATGGCTTCTCTGCCGTCCTATGCAACGAGTTTTCTTCTACGATCTTCCCCAGCCTACCAATCATTTCCTACAAGCCATCCTTCCTTCTCTGAAACACTCTCTCTCCTTCACCCTCcaacacttctttccctttgcCGCCGATCTCATCTGCCCTCCCCAACCCCTCAAGCCCCATCTCCTCTACGCAGAGGGAAACTCCGTCCCTTTGACCATCGCCGAGTGTGCCGGTGATTTCCATCAGCTCATAACCAACGGTCCACGAGATGTCAGAGAATTGCATCCCTTCGTGGCGCAATTGCCTCCAGCGCGCGTGTCATCGGAGAACACACGTGTGATCCCTCTCATGAGCATGCAAGTCACCCTTTTTCCGAACAAGGGCATTTGTATCGGTATCACCTTCTGCCACGTGGCAGCTGATGGAAGGGCATTCCACCATTTCATCAAATCATGGGCGTCAATCTTCAGGAGTAGAGGAGACCTGACTTTCCTCGCCACGTCACCACCACTTCATGACAAGGCTGTAATCAAAGACCTGAATGGACTTGAGCCCATTTTCTTGGAGGAGTGGTGGAAGTGGGCATCAACATGGAAGGAGGAGGACTCGGCTCTCATCCATGATATCTTGGCTAACAAAGTTCGGGCCACATTTGTACTAGGCCGAGCACATATTGAGAATCTTAAGCGCCGGGTAACAAGTGAATGTACTACGGACTTGGAGCCATTACACACCTCAACATTTGTGGTAACATGTGCACTCATCTGGGTTTGCTTGATCAAATCCCAAAACGGTGGAGTAAGTAATTTTGCAAACAATGATAAGCTCTACTACTTCAACTTTGTTGCAGATTGCAGAAACCGGGTGGAGTTTCCAATACCCTCCACGTATTTTGGAAATTGCCTAGCAATATGTTTTGTGTCACTCGCGGGGAGTGAGCTAGTGGGAGAAACTGGGTTTTTCAAGGCTGTGAAAGTTATTGGCGACAGAGTTTCAGAATTGGAGAGTGGAGCCTTGAGAGGGGCAGAGAGGTGGCTGCTAGATTGGAAAGAAATATCGGAGTTGGGTGGTCTTGTTACAGTTGCAGGCTCACCAAGATTGGGTATTTATGATACAGATTTTGGATGGGGAAGGCCAAAAAAGAGTGAAGTGGTTCAGATTGATGTTTCCGGGGCTATTTCTCTTGCTGAGTGCAGAGATGAAGATGGTGCTATTGAGGTTGGTTTGTCACTCAGTAGAACAGATATGATTAGTTTCAATGCCATCTTCGAAAAAAGCTTGAAGCTACTCTGA